A window of the Dyadobacter pollutisoli genome harbors these coding sequences:
- a CDS encoding Gfo/Idh/MocA family protein, whose protein sequence is MQKIAMLGSGFIGRFYAESIHGQRGRDRVVAIYARREESAQKFATDYGCDFWSSDMEEVIAHPDVNMVCIALPNNIHEQAVLLCAKHKKAVVSTKPLGRNGEEALRMMKAVEEAGIFAGYLEDLCYTPKFLKSLESVKNGSLGRIIWAKSREAHPGPHSEWFWDIEQAGGGCILDLGCHCIEISRNFIGKDIRPVEVMCWADTQVKPIDAEDHAIALVKYENGAIGQFEVSWTFRGGMDLRDEVMGTEGTIWINNFLRTGFEMFTTGQNPDGKGDDYVAEKAESNTGWLFPVGDEVNDLGYNHMFTDMFNSAEKGTEPAETFYDGYIVNAVIDAAYKSAKTKLWEKVELPVWRGKENVTKPSNYVSYNEDYYLIKQEMTHDGRNKLILKDKKTGKISEQDV, encoded by the coding sequence ATGCAGAAAATTGCAATGCTTGGTTCCGGTTTTATCGGACGTTTTTATGCGGAATCCATTCATGGCCAGCGCGGCCGGGATAGGGTAGTGGCTATTTATGCGAGGAGAGAGGAAAGTGCTCAAAAGTTCGCGACTGACTATGGCTGTGACTTCTGGTCGTCGGATATGGAGGAAGTGATCGCGCACCCTGACGTGAACATGGTGTGCATTGCGCTGCCTAATAACATTCATGAGCAGGCCGTATTGCTTTGTGCCAAACATAAGAAAGCAGTTGTTTCTACAAAGCCGCTGGGGAGGAATGGAGAGGAAGCACTTCGTATGATGAAAGCGGTTGAAGAGGCCGGAATTTTTGCGGGATATCTGGAAGATCTGTGCTATACACCGAAATTTTTGAAATCACTGGAAAGCGTGAAAAACGGATCATTGGGCAGGATTATTTGGGCGAAGTCTCGTGAGGCCCACCCTGGCCCGCATAGTGAATGGTTTTGGGACATTGAGCAGGCTGGTGGCGGATGTATTCTGGACCTGGGTTGCCATTGCATTGAAATCTCACGGAATTTTATCGGTAAGGATATCAGGCCCGTTGAAGTAATGTGTTGGGCGGATACGCAGGTGAAACCTATCGATGCCGAGGATCACGCTATTGCTTTGGTAAAATATGAAAATGGCGCGATCGGACAATTTGAAGTGAGCTGGACATTCCGCGGAGGTATGGATTTGCGGGACGAAGTAATGGGCACAGAGGGTACAATCTGGATCAACAACTTTTTGAGGACAGGATTTGAAATGTTTACCACCGGTCAGAACCCAGACGGAAAAGGCGACGACTATGTAGCAGAAAAGGCTGAAAGCAATACTGGCTGGCTTTTCCCGGTTGGAGATGAGGTCAATGACCTTGGATACAATCACATGTTTACGGATATGTTCAACTCAGCAGAAAAAGGTACTGAACCTGCGGAAACATTCTATGACGGCTACATTGTGAATGCGGTTATTGACGCTGCCTATAAATCGGCGAAGACCAAATTGTGGGAAAAAGTAGAGCTCCCCGTCTGGCGTGGAAAAGAAAATGTGACCAAACCTTCAAATTACGTCTCATATAACGAAGACTATTATTTGATCAAACAGGAAATGACACATGATGGCCGCAATAAGTTAATTTTGAAAGACAAAAAAACAGGGAAAATCAGTGAGCAGGATGTCTGA
- a CDS encoding single-stranded DNA-binding protein, translated as MAGSVNKVILIGNLGSDPEVRYLESGSAVAKFNIATTESYTNKSGERVDNTEWHRIELWEGLAKVAEKYLKKGNQVYIEGRIRTDSWTDKEGQQRTGVTIRANSMTLLGGPAGGGGGGESSGQGYSQPSAPRGNQSPRSSDPIPPSLAAGNDDDDLPF; from the coding sequence ATGGCAGGAAGCGTAAACAAAGTAATACTGATAGGAAATTTGGGCAGCGATCCAGAGGTAAGATACCTGGAAAGCGGATCGGCAGTAGCCAAATTTAATATCGCAACCACTGAATCGTATACAAATAAAAGTGGCGAAAGAGTGGACAACACCGAATGGCACCGGATTGAACTTTGGGAAGGATTGGCCAAAGTGGCTGAGAAGTACCTGAAAAAAGGGAATCAGGTTTACATCGAGGGCCGGATACGTACCGACAGCTGGACGGACAAGGAAGGGCAGCAAAGAACTGGCGTAACCATCCGCGCTAACAGCATGACGCTACTTGGCGGCCCTGCTGGCGGAGGTGGAGGAGGCGAAAGCAGCGGACAAGGTTATTCTCAACCGTCAGCTCCTCGTGGCAACCAATCCCCAAGATCTTCTGATCCAATTCCGCCATCACTGGCAGCTGGAAATGATGACGATGATTTGCCGTTTTAA
- a CDS encoding transporter associated domain-containing protein, with amino-acid sequence MKETEDSDDPLSRTRTGILFPQRSTQPILAGVIIPIDFLAPYDLILIIFLFIISLFLSGIRAAYAASGAMENPWERKSDSENNLPSRIQQLALSIVQRAITLFALLLAARLAWIHLQIDQSELVTWVILGALAFWIWLDAIVRYNSARRANELIPKISGLTQFLIKICRPLTQPIMKLGYTFGVLTLEGAEITTEMLEAKAESEEETDLLRGLANFRQTNAKKAMQARLHITAFDIELNFHELMDKINKSGYSRVPVFRDDLDHIEGILNVKDLLPHIHLDEHFNWQKLLRPVYFIPESKRLDDLMKDFQNRRVHMAIVVDEYGGTGGLITLEDIIEEIFGDINDEYDEDDEVNYTQVDENTYVFEGKVLINDLCRLLNLETDYFDEVRGSSESLAGLLLELFSQMPRAGEVATHREVTFKVQSADKKRIKKVRVLVLEK; translated from the coding sequence GTGAAAGAAACTGAAGATAGTGACGATCCACTTTCCCGAACGCGTACGGGGATTTTATTTCCCCAACGAAGTACGCAACCTATCTTGGCAGGGGTGATCATACCCATTGATTTCTTAGCTCCCTACGACTTAATCCTCATTATTTTTCTTTTTATAATTTCCCTTTTCCTTTCCGGGATACGTGCGGCGTATGCGGCATCCGGTGCAATGGAAAACCCCTGGGAGCGAAAAAGTGATTCCGAAAACAACCTTCCCAGCCGCATACAGCAACTTGCGCTTTCAATAGTTCAGCGCGCTATCACATTATTTGCGTTGCTGCTGGCAGCGAGACTAGCCTGGATACATTTACAAATTGACCAAAGCGAATTAGTTACCTGGGTTATCCTGGGAGCACTTGCCTTCTGGATATGGCTGGATGCTATTGTACGGTACAATAGTGCAAGGCGTGCTAACGAACTGATCCCTAAGATTTCGGGTCTTACCCAGTTTCTGATCAAAATATGCAGGCCGCTAACACAACCTATTATGAAGCTGGGTTATACCTTTGGAGTGCTTACACTCGAAGGAGCAGAAATAACTACCGAAATGCTGGAAGCAAAGGCTGAAAGCGAAGAAGAAACAGATCTTTTACGCGGACTGGCCAATTTCAGACAGACCAATGCGAAAAAAGCGATGCAAGCGCGGCTTCACATTACCGCGTTTGATATTGAACTGAATTTCCATGAATTAATGGACAAGATCAATAAATCGGGATACTCGCGTGTACCGGTTTTCCGTGACGATCTGGATCATATTGAGGGAATTCTGAATGTGAAAGATTTGCTCCCGCATATTCATCTGGATGAGCATTTCAATTGGCAAAAACTTTTGCGGCCTGTTTACTTTATCCCGGAAAGTAAACGTCTGGACGATCTGATGAAGGATTTTCAAAACCGCAGGGTGCATATGGCGATCGTGGTGGACGAGTACGGCGGGACTGGCGGACTGATTACTTTGGAAGATATCATTGAAGAAATTTTCGGAGATATCAATGACGAATACGATGAGGATGACGAGGTTAACTACACCCAGGTGGATGAGAATACTTATGTTTTTGAAGGAAAAGTACTGATCAACGACTTGTGCCGGTTACTGAACCTAGAGACGGATTACTTTGATGAAGTAAGAGGTAGCAGCGAATCGTTGGCGGGGCTGTTACTAGAATTGTTCTCTCAGATGCCACGTGCAGGGGAGGTTGCTACACACCGTGAAGTGACGTTTAAAGTACAGTCGGCGGACAAAAAGCGGATCAAAAAAGTGCGTGTCCTGGTTTTGGAGAAATGA
- the guaB gene encoding IMP dehydrogenase: protein MSTDPSKVLFEALTYDDVLLIPGYSEILPRNTTTKTKLTRNIELNIPLVSAAMDTVTEYELAIAMAQEGGIGIIHKNMSLELQAEQVRKVKRSESGMILDPITLSDTATLGDAHQIMREFKIGGIPVIDKDHKLIGILTNRDLRFEREMGKPVTDIMTKDKLITASDGLSLDDAEKILQEYKIEKLPIVDSEYRLTGLITYKDILKRKSHPNACKDEYGRLRVGAAVGVTADLLKRVEALVKAGVDVISLDTAHGHSFGVIEALKSVKVHFPKLDVIAGNVATGEGAKALAEAGADAVKVGVGPGSICTTRIIAGIGVPQLTAVMWAAEALKDTDVPVIADGGIRFSGDMTKALAGGASTIMIGSMLAGSDEAPGEIVIYEGRKFKAYRGMGSVEAMEDGSKDRYFQDAEDDVKKLVPEGIVGRVPFKGKVSEIVYQMVGGLKAGMGYCGAGDITALQKAQFVKITSAGVKESHPHDVMIQKEAPNYSSKS, encoded by the coding sequence ATGAGCACAGACCCATCCAAAGTCCTCTTTGAGGCACTCACTTACGACGACGTTCTTCTAATACCTGGTTATTCAGAAATTCTGCCTCGCAATACAACAACAAAAACCAAGCTGACACGTAACATCGAGCTGAACATTCCACTTGTTTCTGCTGCGATGGATACTGTAACAGAATACGAACTTGCCATTGCTATGGCGCAGGAAGGTGGTATCGGAATTATCCATAAAAACATGAGCCTGGAATTGCAGGCTGAGCAAGTAAGAAAAGTAAAACGTTCTGAAAGCGGAATGATCCTGGATCCGATCACACTCTCAGATACTGCCACGCTAGGTGATGCGCATCAGATCATGCGCGAATTCAAGATCGGAGGTATTCCCGTTATCGACAAGGACCACAAACTGATCGGTATCCTTACCAACAGAGACCTGCGTTTTGAGAGAGAAATGGGAAAACCCGTTACCGACATCATGACGAAGGATAAGCTGATCACGGCTTCCGACGGACTGTCTCTGGACGATGCTGAAAAGATCCTGCAAGAATACAAAATTGAAAAACTCCCAATCGTAGACTCAGAGTACAGGCTCACCGGATTGATTACGTATAAGGATATCCTGAAACGTAAATCGCACCCGAATGCATGTAAGGACGAGTACGGTCGGTTGCGAGTAGGGGCTGCAGTAGGTGTTACTGCCGATCTTTTGAAGCGCGTAGAAGCGTTGGTAAAGGCCGGTGTCGATGTCATCAGCCTTGATACTGCTCACGGACATTCTTTCGGTGTAATTGAAGCATTGAAATCTGTTAAGGTACATTTTCCAAAACTGGATGTGATCGCAGGGAATGTGGCCACAGGCGAAGGAGCCAAAGCGCTGGCAGAAGCAGGTGCCGACGCTGTGAAAGTAGGGGTAGGGCCAGGCAGTATCTGTACGACCCGTATCATTGCCGGCATCGGTGTACCTCAGCTGACCGCAGTAATGTGGGCCGCAGAAGCATTGAAAGACACAGATGTTCCTGTAATCGCTGACGGAGGCATCCGTTTCTCAGGAGATATGACCAAAGCACTGGCTGGCGGCGCAAGTACGATCATGATCGGCTCTATGCTCGCAGGAAGTGACGAAGCTCCGGGTGAGATCGTTATTTACGAAGGAAGGAAATTTAAAGCTTACCGCGGAATGGGATCAGTGGAAGCCATGGAAGATGGTTCGAAAGACCGTTATTTTCAGGATGCCGAAGATGATGTGAAAAAGCTGGTTCCGGAAGGAATTGTAGGCCGGGTACCATTCAAAGGCAAGGTCTCTGAAATTGTATATCAAATGGTAGGTGGACTAAAAGCAGGAATGGGCTACTGCGGAGCTGGCGATATTACAGCATTGCAAAAAGCGCAGTTTGTTAAAATAACCTCTGCTGGAGTAAAAGAAAGCCACCCTCACGATGTAATGATCCAGAAGGAAGCGCCAAACTATTCGTCGAAATCTTAG
- a CDS encoding DedA family protein, whose protein sequence is MEFLTQFIDFFLHLDKHLFNIVEEYGTLTYVILFLIVFTETGLVIMPLLPGDSLLFAAGAIAANEGTGLNVWLIIIVLIIAALMGDNVNYFIGKKFGGVIKKKERILFLKREYLEKTEAFYEKHGGSTVIMARFIPIVRTVAPFVAGAGSMNYSRYIIFCIVGAILWVPSLTLLGFFFGNMDIVKKNFELVIFGIIGFSILPMIFQYIKSRFAKPSAA, encoded by the coding sequence ATGGAATTTTTGACCCAGTTCATTGACTTCTTCCTTCATCTGGACAAGCATTTGTTTAACATTGTTGAAGAATACGGTACGCTCACCTACGTGATCCTCTTCCTGATCGTTTTCACTGAGACCGGACTGGTGATCATGCCGCTGCTCCCGGGAGATTCCCTGTTGTTTGCTGCCGGCGCTATTGCTGCCAATGAAGGTACAGGACTAAATGTCTGGCTGATCATCATTGTTCTGATCATTGCAGCGCTAATGGGCGACAATGTCAATTATTTTATTGGCAAAAAATTCGGTGGCGTAATCAAGAAAAAAGAACGAATACTCTTCCTGAAAAGGGAATATCTCGAAAAAACGGAGGCTTTTTACGAAAAACATGGCGGTAGCACCGTGATCATGGCCCGCTTTATACCGATTGTACGCACAGTAGCGCCGTTCGTGGCTGGTGCAGGAAGCATGAACTATTCCAGGTACATTATCTTCTGTATCGTTGGCGCCATTCTCTGGGTACCATCGCTTACATTGCTGGGCTTTTTCTTCGGAAATATGGATATCGTGAAGAAAAATTTTGAACTGGTAATATTCGGAATTATTGGTTTCTCAATCCTGCCAATGATTTTTCAATATATCAAAAGCCGTTTTGCGAAGCCTTCGGCAGCATAG
- a CDS encoding phosphosulfolactate synthase: MNFTLSQVPNRTEKPREKGITMVMDKGLSVRETEDMLSTAAPYIDIVKLGWATSFVSPNLNEKLAVYKNANIPVYFGGTLFEAFVVRNQFDDYRKLLDKYDLKYAEVSDGSIEMAQDLKCEYIHTLAKQVTVLSEVGSKDENKIIPPYKWIQLIKSELQAGAWKVIGEARESGNVGLFRASGEVRQGLVEEILTEIAFEDMLWEAPQKSQQVWFVKLLGANVNLGNIAPSELIPLETIRLGLRGDTFNHFLNTKTKQKWKIDSK; the protein is encoded by the coding sequence ATGAATTTTACGTTATCGCAAGTCCCTAACCGTACCGAAAAACCCCGGGAGAAGGGGATCACCATGGTGATGGATAAAGGGCTCAGTGTCAGGGAAACCGAAGACATGCTTTCAACCGCAGCGCCTTATATAGATATCGTAAAGCTTGGCTGGGCCACGTCTTTTGTGAGCCCTAATTTGAATGAGAAGCTCGCTGTTTACAAAAACGCCAACATTCCGGTCTATTTTGGAGGTACTTTGTTTGAGGCCTTCGTGGTACGAAATCAATTCGATGACTACCGGAAGCTGCTTGATAAATATGATCTGAAATATGCCGAAGTTTCAGACGGTTCCATTGAAATGGCTCAGGATCTGAAGTGTGAGTATATCCACACTCTTGCCAAGCAAGTAACGGTCTTGTCCGAAGTGGGCTCCAAAGACGAGAACAAGATCATTCCTCCGTATAAGTGGATACAGCTCATTAAGTCAGAGCTGCAGGCTGGTGCATGGAAGGTGATCGGAGAAGCACGCGAATCCGGCAATGTAGGTTTGTTCCGCGCCAGCGGCGAAGTACGACAAGGCCTGGTCGAAGAGATATTAACCGAAATCGCCTTCGAAGATATGCTTTGGGAAGCTCCCCAAAAATCTCAACAGGTTTGGTTTGTAAAACTGTTAGGTGCCAATGTGAACCTTGGAAATATTGCTCCAAGCGAGCTTATTCCATTGGAAACAATCCGGCTGGGCCTGAGAGGTGACACATTCAACCACTTTCTGAATACGAAGACAAAGCAGAAGTGGAAAATTGACTCCAAGTAA
- a CDS encoding PaaI family thioesterase, which produces MTISTNMSSSEENHRLIFLRQFIGQHMSGSFSPVARWLNGRLIAIAGSEMEIEYVVREDMCNPMGTLHGGIAATILDDIVGTMVYAMGREFAYTSINLNCDFLNPAVVGDVLTARSQVVRAGKSVIHVEGQITNGSGKIVAKCSSNLIQTALKIPAPSAD; this is translated from the coding sequence ATGACCATATCAACTAACATGTCTTCTTCCGAAGAAAATCACAGATTGATTTTTCTACGGCAATTTATCGGACAGCATATGAGCGGGAGTTTTTCGCCTGTCGCCAGGTGGCTCAACGGAAGACTGATCGCTATTGCCGGTTCTGAAATGGAGATAGAATATGTCGTACGCGAGGATATGTGTAACCCTATGGGTACTTTACACGGTGGAATAGCAGCAACGATCCTTGATGACATTGTTGGAACAATGGTGTATGCCATGGGAAGGGAATTTGCTTACACGTCCATAAATCTGAACTGTGATTTTCTAAACCCGGCAGTAGTTGGCGATGTTCTGACGGCTAGATCGCAGGTAGTGCGTGCTGGGAAAAGTGTTATTCATGTGGAGGGACAAATTACAAATGGCAGTGGCAAAATTGTAGCCAAATGTTCCAGCAACCTCATTCAAACAGCCCTGAAAATACCGGCACCTTCCGCCGACTAA
- the mazG gene encoding nucleoside triphosphate pyrophosphohydrolase: protein MEKQFNDLSESRQQQLMAFDRLLTIMDELREQCPWDRKQTMDSLRHLTIEETYELSDAIIENDSPEIKKELGDVLLHIVFYAKIGSEARLDNGFQFDIKDVLDGICDKLVSRHPHIYGDFVADSEEAVKQNWEKLKLKEGNKSVLSGVPASLPALVKAMRIQEKARGVGFDWDDKRQVWGKVEEELAEFKDNFNIETGEVLDQKEAEGEFGDLLFSLVNYSRFVDINPETALERTNKKFIRRFQYLEEASKADGKSLAEMTLDEMDEYWNEAKKLNA from the coding sequence ATGGAAAAACAATTCAATGATTTATCGGAAAGCCGTCAGCAACAATTGATGGCCTTTGACCGCCTGCTGACCATTATGGACGAACTTCGGGAGCAATGTCCCTGGGACCGGAAGCAAACGATGGACAGCCTGCGGCATTTGACGATAGAGGAAACTTATGAATTATCGGATGCAATTATAGAAAATGACTCGCCCGAGATCAAAAAGGAATTGGGTGACGTGTTGCTACATATTGTTTTTTATGCCAAAATCGGTTCAGAAGCACGTTTAGACAATGGTTTTCAGTTTGATATCAAAGATGTGCTCGATGGAATCTGTGACAAGCTGGTATCCCGGCATCCGCATATCTACGGAGATTTTGTCGCGGATTCGGAAGAGGCGGTGAAGCAAAACTGGGAGAAATTGAAGCTGAAAGAGGGGAATAAATCGGTGCTATCAGGTGTACCTGCATCATTACCCGCATTGGTGAAGGCAATGCGCATTCAGGAGAAAGCACGAGGAGTAGGATTTGACTGGGATGATAAACGGCAGGTATGGGGTAAAGTAGAGGAGGAGTTGGCGGAGTTCAAGGATAACTTTAACATTGAAACCGGCGAGGTATTAGACCAAAAGGAAGCAGAGGGAGAGTTTGGTGACCTGTTATTTTCACTGGTCAATTATTCGAGATTTGTGGATATCAATCCTGAAACAGCTTTGGAAAGAACCAATAAAAAATTTATCCGCCGTTTTCAATACCTGGAAGAAGCGTCGAAAGCTGACGGGAAATCATTGGCGGAAATGACTTTGGATGAAATGGATGAGTACTGGAATGAGGCGAAAAAATTGAATGCTTAA
- a CDS encoding thiamine diphosphokinase, translating to MSSHHIVKEKQEPALIIANGEACSEELLGQLLEWSPFIVVLDHAIYRVLDLGIKIDVWMGDFDQQHDFESVRDRQHPLEIISTPDQEKTDLEKAIDFLIERGFPAANVVWATGRRADHSITNITNLVRYKEQIRLVLFDDYSKIFPLSGTFEKWYVAGTPISLIPVGVVEGIETSGLKYNLNDETLTLGHRTGNSNEAEADGMVRVSAKKGDLLIMECWDL from the coding sequence ATGTCATCCCATCATATAGTAAAGGAAAAACAGGAGCCGGCTCTGATCATTGCCAATGGCGAAGCATGTAGCGAAGAGCTTTTAGGACAGTTGTTGGAGTGGAGCCCATTCATCGTCGTACTCGATCATGCGATTTACCGGGTACTGGATCTGGGAATTAAAATCGATGTCTGGATGGGGGATTTCGATCAGCAGCATGATTTTGAAAGTGTGCGGGACCGTCAGCATCCATTGGAAATTATAAGTACCCCCGATCAGGAAAAGACGGACCTTGAAAAAGCCATTGATTTTTTGATTGAAAGGGGTTTTCCCGCCGCTAACGTTGTATGGGCGACCGGCCGCCGCGCAGATCATTCCATCACTAACATTACCAATCTGGTACGGTACAAGGAACAGATCAGGCTCGTTCTGTTTGACGATTATTCCAAAATTTTCCCGCTTTCGGGCACATTTGAAAAGTGGTATGTGGCTGGAACGCCCATATCGCTCATTCCTGTCGGGGTAGTCGAAGGAATTGAGACGAGCGGGTTGAAATATAACTTAAATGATGAAACCCTGACCTTGGGACATCGCACAGGCAACAGTAATGAAGCCGAGGCAGATGGTATGGTCAGGGTTTCCGCCAAAAAAGGCGATCTTTTAATTATGGAATGCTGGGATCTATAA
- a CDS encoding M1 family metallopeptidase, giving the protein MLRIIACLCFVAVSLNGLAQAQKFTHADTLRGSITPQRAWWDLTYYHLKVTPNAKDSTLSGSTQVVYKVVKPYQTIQIDLQEPLLIGKVVQDGESLTFKRDGNAFFIDLKKKQEAGKTETIEVFYSGKPRLAKRPPWDGGVQWVPDGKGSTIISTSCQGLGSSVWWPCKDHMYDEPDSMQISITVPKNLMDVSNGNLRSVVENNDDTHTFNWFVKNPINNYGVNMNVANYVTWKETFKGEKGDLAVSYYVLPQNLEKAKEQFKQAPQMLKAFEHWFGPYPFYEDGYKLVEVPYLGMEHQSSVTYGNGYKMGYLGRDLSNTGWGLKWDFIIIHESGHEWFANNITYKDVADMWVHEGFTNYSENLYTEYYFGKEAGSDYVIGTRALIANDAPIIGVYGVNQEGSKDMYYKGGNLLHTIRQIVNDDEKWRQILRGLNKTFYHQTVDGSQIEAYVSEHAGRNLSKVFDQYLRDVRIPVLEYSFGNKGLQYRWTNVVDGFDMPVKVKIGSGKEEFLYPTAEWKTLKTKAEKTFSVDRNFYIKSKEIKQASL; this is encoded by the coding sequence ATGCTTCGAATCATTGCTTGTCTATGCTTTGTCGCCGTTTCTCTGAACGGTTTGGCCCAGGCTCAAAAATTTACCCATGCCGACACGCTGCGCGGCTCTATTACCCCACAGCGCGCCTGGTGGGACCTGACTTACTACCACCTAAAAGTGACACCCAATGCCAAAGACAGTACGTTGTCGGGCAGTACCCAGGTAGTTTACAAGGTTGTTAAGCCCTATCAAACCATCCAGATTGACTTGCAGGAACCTCTTCTAATCGGTAAAGTCGTTCAGGATGGCGAGTCACTTACATTCAAGCGGGACGGCAATGCATTTTTTATTGATCTAAAGAAAAAGCAGGAAGCAGGCAAAACCGAAACGATTGAAGTATTTTATTCAGGCAAACCCCGGCTAGCCAAACGTCCTCCGTGGGATGGCGGCGTACAATGGGTACCGGACGGCAAGGGCAGTACGATCATTTCAACATCCTGCCAGGGGTTGGGATCAAGTGTGTGGTGGCCGTGTAAAGACCATATGTACGATGAGCCGGACAGCATGCAGATCAGCATTACGGTGCCCAAAAACCTGATGGATGTATCCAATGGAAATCTGAGATCTGTGGTTGAAAACAATGATGACACCCATACATTCAACTGGTTTGTCAAAAATCCTATCAATAATTATGGGGTGAATATGAATGTGGCGAACTACGTAACCTGGAAGGAAACTTTTAAAGGCGAAAAAGGTGATCTTGCTGTAAGCTACTATGTACTTCCTCAGAATCTTGAAAAGGCCAAAGAGCAGTTTAAACAAGCTCCGCAAATGCTCAAAGCGTTTGAGCACTGGTTCGGCCCTTATCCTTTTTATGAAGACGGCTACAAGCTGGTGGAAGTGCCTTACCTGGGTATGGAACATCAAAGTTCAGTCACTTATGGCAATGGCTACAAAATGGGTTACCTCGGACGAGACCTGTCCAATACCGGCTGGGGCCTGAAATGGGACTTCATTATTATCCACGAAAGCGGTCATGAATGGTTCGCGAACAACATTACCTATAAAGATGTGGCCGATATGTGGGTGCACGAAGGTTTCACCAACTATTCTGAAAACCTGTATACTGAATATTATTTCGGGAAGGAAGCCGGATCAGACTACGTAATCGGCACCAGGGCTTTGATTGCAAATGACGCTCCTATTATCGGTGTGTATGGGGTTAATCAGGAGGGTTCCAAGGACATGTATTATAAAGGAGGAAATTTGCTGCATACCATTCGTCAGATTGTAAATGATGATGAAAAATGGAGGCAGATCCTGAGGGGCCTTAATAAAACATTTTACCACCAAACTGTCGATGGTTCACAAATTGAGGCATATGTGAGCGAACATGCCGGACGGAATCTGTCAAAGGTTTTTGACCAGTATCTTAGGGATGTGAGAATTCCTGTTTTGGAATATTCTTTTGGGAATAAGGGGTTACAGTACCGCTGGACGAATGTTGTGGACGGATTTGATATGCCTGTTAAAGTGAAGATTGGCAGCGGTAAAGAAGAATTTCTATATCCGACGGCTGAATGGAAAACGCTAAAAACGAAAGCTGAAAAGACATTTTCAGTAGATCGCAACTTTTATATAAAATCAAAAGAAATCAAGCAGGCTTCTTTATAG
- a CDS encoding Kelch repeat-containing protein — protein MSSLCKTGALLIIFNLAAFTLSAQIWIVSEPENLPEKRHENAMATANGKLYLLGGRGIKPVDEYDFKKDSWTGLAKTPLEMSHFQAVTYKNEIYVLGAFTGGYPHETPIPDIYIFNPVKNEWRKGASIPENRRRGAAGAFVLNDKIYLVCGIQDGHWDGQVTWFDEFDPATGKWATLTDAPRPRDHVQVAVLDHKLYVAGGRLSTARINQVLNTVIKEVDVYDFKTGKWSTMDASNNLPTLRAGNTAVVFNNKILIIGGESDAHVEAHNEVEAFNPQTQKWEKLPSMHQGRHGTQAVSLNKKIYVAAGSANRGGGPELNDMEILDK, from the coding sequence ATGAGTTCACTTTGCAAAACCGGCGCATTGCTGATCATATTTAATCTGGCCGCTTTCACGCTTTCAGCACAGATATGGATCGTATCAGAACCGGAAAACCTCCCGGAGAAACGCCATGAAAATGCGATGGCGACCGCTAATGGAAAACTGTACCTTTTGGGTGGCCGCGGGATCAAACCTGTGGATGAATATGACTTCAAAAAAGACTCCTGGACTGGCCTTGCCAAGACGCCCCTCGAAATGAGCCACTTTCAGGCAGTCACTTATAAAAATGAGATCTACGTATTGGGTGCTTTTACCGGCGGATATCCGCATGAGACACCTATACCTGACATTTACATTTTCAATCCTGTTAAAAACGAATGGAGAAAAGGGGCTTCGATCCCTGAAAACCGCCGTCGTGGCGCAGCAGGAGCCTTTGTTTTAAATGACAAGATTTACCTCGTCTGCGGAATTCAGGACGGACATTGGGATGGACAAGTTACCTGGTTCGACGAGTTCGACCCGGCAACTGGCAAATGGGCCACATTAACCGATGCTCCCCGTCCAAGAGATCATGTACAGGTAGCTGTTCTGGACCACAAACTATATGTTGCCGGTGGCCGTCTTTCCACTGCCCGGATCAACCAGGTACTGAATACGGTGATCAAGGAAGTAGATGTTTATGACTTCAAAACGGGCAAATGGTCGACAATGGATGCTTCCAATAACCTTCCCACATTGCGGGCTGGCAATACTGCGGTTGTTTTCAATAACAAAATCCTGATCATTGGCGGTGAAAGTGATGCGCATGTGGAGGCTCATAACGAGGTAGAGGCATTTAACCCGCAAACCCAGAAGTGGGAAAAGTTGCCTTCGATGCACCAGGGAAGACATGGTACACAGGCTGTTTCGCTTAACAAAAAAATCTATGTTGCGGCAGGATCCGCGAATCGTGGCGGAGGGCCGGAATTGAATGATATGGAAATACTTGATAAATAA